The genomic interval CGACAACGAGTGGATCGAGGTCGGCGAGGGGTCCAATGTCCAGGACGGCAGCACCTGCCATACCGACGAGGGTTTTCCGCTGACGATCGGGGCCAACTGTACGATCGGTCATAACGTTATACTGCATGGCTGCACCATTGAGGATGGTGCGCTGATCGGTATGGGCTCGATCGTCATGAACGGCGCGCGGGTCGGCCGTGGCTGCATCGTCGGCGCCGGCGCGCTGGTCACCGAAGGCAAGCAATTCCCGGAATATTCCATGATCGTCGGCGCGCCGGCGCGCGTAATCCGCACGCTGGAGCCTGTCCAGACCGAGGCGATGCGAAGCGGCGCGAAGTTCTACGCAGCAAACGGGCTGCGCTTCAAAAAGGGCCTGAATCGGATCGGTTGAGATTCGGCAGTACCTTGTGCGGATCGCGGAGAATTGAGCCAAAATTCGAGCGAATGAAGGTCGCCGGAAGAAACAATCGGGCACGGCCGGCGTATGTCATCGGTGGGACGAAGGGAAGCTGGACGGAGTTTGACGATGTTGCGCAAAACGATGATCGCATTGCTGGCGGTTGCCGCGGTGGGACTGGCCTCGCCGACCACTGCCTCGGCCCGCGGCGGCCACGGTGGATTTGGCGGTGGTGGTGGATTTCATGGCGGCGGCGGGTTTCATGGCGGTGGATTCCATGGCGGCGGATTTCACGGCTTCCACGGAGGCTTCCATAACCACGGGTTTTATGGCCGCGGCTTTGGTATAGGGCTCGGTTTCGCGTCGCCTTATGCCTATGGCTGGGGCTATCCCTACGACGATTATGGCTATTACGGTTATTACGGCTATCCTTACGGCTACAGCAGCTATTACGACGACGACGGCGGCTGCTATCTGAGCCGCCGCCGGGTCCACACCCGCCACGGTTGGCGCTGGCAGCGGGTCGAAGTCTGCCGCTGATCGCGGACATTCCAACGATCTGATGGCGGCGTGCGCAGTTCGCGCGCCGCCTCAACATTGACGAGCCCCGCAAAAAGCCGTGGTCGTCGCGCAGCCCTTGGGTTAGACATGTGCGCCGATCACAGGCTGGAGAATGCGGCGATGCGGGCGTTTCGGTGTGCGGGCGTTTTGGCGTTTGCTCTTGCGATTGCGTCGGGCAGCATCGTTCTGATCGATGCTCCGGCCACAGCAGCGGCCAGACCGCGGAGAAAATCATGACTACAGCATCAGGTTTGCAGATCACGGACACCAAGGATGGGGAGGGCCCGTCCCCGCAGCCCGGCCAGATCTGCATCATGCATTACACCGGCTGGCTCTATGTGAACGGGCAGAAGGGCGACAAGTTCGACAGCTCGGTGGACCGCAACGAGCCTTTCGAATTTCCGATCGGCAAGCGTCGGGTCATTGCAGGCTGGGACGAAGGCATTATGACCATGAAGGTCGGCGGCAAGCGCACGCTCATCATCCCGCCGGAGCTTGGCTACGGCCCGCGCGGCGCCGGCGGCGTCATTCCACCCCATGCGACGCTGATCTTTGAGGTTGAACTGCTCGGCCTGAGGGCCTGAGCCGCCGCTGTCGGCAAAGCCGATCCGCTGCTTGGGACTCCGGCACGTCGCGCTTCGAGGGGCGTGATCTGCTCCGGGAAGTGACTCTCCTTCAAACAGGCTGCTCTGAAAAGGGGTGCGGCCAGCCCTTGGGGGAGGCTGGCCGCGCGCGATCCGGTCTGGGACGGGGAGGGGTATGACCGGTCGCGGGTCTCGTGTTCTCTTGTTTATCGTGAGCTGGCCGTTGCGACCGCCGGATGGTTGTCGTCGAGCGCAACCCAGACATCAGGGTCGCTTTGCGATTGCCGTTTCATGAAGCGGTAGCCGGTCTTGGTCCAGGCCACGACGTCCTCGTTCTGGTTGTCGAGAATGAATTCGCCCTTGTCGGTTTTGACGGTCAGGACGGCATGACCGTCGCCCTGCTTGTCGCGAACCACCGTGATCAGCAACGCCTCGCGCGGCCAGCCCGCGTCGATCAGCATCTTGCGTTTCAACAGGACGTAGTCCTCGCAATCGCCGTAGCCGTCGGTCGGCAGCGACCACTTTTCGACGACGCCCCAGTGTTCCTGGTCCGTCATCGGCTTGATGGTTTCGTTGACCCAGCGGTTGACCTTCAAAAGATCGCGCCAGGCGTCAGGCGTCAAAACGATATCCCGCGGCTGCGTTGCGCCGTTGTGGCATTCCTTCGGATTGTCGCCGCAGAATTCGACCCAGCCGATCGGCGCCCGCGTGGTGCCGCCGAGACTTGCATAAAGCTGCCGTGCTTCTGCAGCGCCCACCGGCGTCGCTAGCCCCCATAGGACGGCGGCAACGACCGCCAGTCCCACTCCCTGTCCCCTGTTGACCATTGTGGCCCCCGTTTCTTGTTGGGACCACATTTCACACAAAGGATTTGCATCGCCGCTAAGTACTCGAAGTGTATTTGAACCGAATGCAAGTAAAGTTTTCCGCCAATTGAATCTGTACTTGAATCGAATTCGATTAAAATTTTAAGAGATCGCACTTGATTCAAATTTTAGATGTTAGCGATTGAAGCCCGCTAAAATCGGGGTTTCCGCATCGGAACGCGCGTGGCGTTAACCGAAAAATCGCTGCGCAACCGCGGCCTCCAACGCGGAGGAAGCCGCCGGCGGGGATCGCAAAGTCGGGAGTTTGCGAGAACCGCCGTTTACCGGGCGGTGACGTTATCTTCGAGAGTGTCGGGATGCTGCTCGTGAACGAACTCGAGCGCGAAGCCGTCTTCCAGGTTTCGGACCACGCGGGCGAGCACCTTGCCGAGCGCGACCCGGGACTGTAGCGGCGGCCTTGTTTCGGCCGAGATGGCGGCGCCCGACATCGACAGATCGACGATCCGGCATGTGATCCTGGTGCCGTCCTCGAGCGTAAGGGTCGCGATCGGGCTGCGTGGCACGATGCGGTCGTGGCGGCGGTCTTCGGGAAGGTTGAGGATATCGCGGTTGGCAAGCCAGGTGAGTTGCGCTGCGAGCTTGTCGCGCTTGCGGGGTGTTGCGCTGACGCTCATGGCGAACCCGCTATCCACAATCCGGGTGATCTTGCCTTCGACCCGGCCGATGTGGTCGAGATAGGCGACGATCCGGTCACCGACGTTGCCGATGCCGGGCGCAAGCATCGCCAGCCCGCCCGGGGACATATTGATGATCTGGCAAGGAAACTCGCGCCGGTCCGGCAGCATATAACGGCCCAGCAGGTGCACCTTGACCCGCTGAAATCGCCGGCGCTCAACCGGAAGGCTTGAGATTTTCTGCGCCAACGCCATAAATCGGTCCACCGGTCGACCGGTAATCGGTATTGGTGAACCCTACGGTTGTCAGGGTTAACGCGGCGTTAGCGATCCAGGGCGGTCCTCGATTGCGCGGGTCAATCCGTGTCCGGCGTTATGCACGCGGAACATCCTTAGACCGATTCCAATCATCACATGGTGTTGGCGACACCGGAGGGGCTTGTTGAAACCTCCCGGCCATGGCCTCTGGGGCAAAACGTAACCCGCTATCTGAAAGCACGAGTCGGCCATGCTTCGGAACTCAACCACTACCTGGGGCGCCCTGTCCCGCGCCTTTCACGGGATCCTTGGTATCGCGGTCATCGCCATGCTGGCCTATGGTTACTGGTTCAACCACTTCGTGCCGAAGGCGGACAAGCTCTTCCATCGCTCGATCCATGCCGACATCGGCTATGTCATCCTTCTGCTGATGGTCCTTCGCCTGATCTGGCGCGGCCTCAATCCGGTCCCGGCGCCGCCCGACGGCTCACGGGTGTGGGAGCGAGCGCTGGCGCACGTCAATCACTGGGCGCTCTATGCGATCACGATCGTCGTGGCGCTGCTCGGCTGGGCGCATTCCGGGGCGCATAAACCGGATTATGCCGACTGGTTCGGGCTGTTCCGGGTGCCGCAGTTCACCTCGGAAAATCGCGACAATGCCCGCTTCTTCGAGCACTGGCACATCTGGCTCGCCTACGTGCTGATCGGACTGGTTGTCCTGCATTTCCTCGCGGCGCTCTACCATCGCTTCATCAAGCGCGACCGCGTGGTGGCGCGGATGGTGACGGGCGAGTGAATACATCGCCGTGTCATTGCCGGGCTTGACCCGGCAATCCATCCCTTGAAGGAGGATGGATGCATGGATCAAGTCCACGCTTGACGAACCGATAAACGGTTCAGCTCTCCCCGAACACACGCCTGAAGATCGTCTCGACGTGTTTGAAGTGATAGTTGAGGTCGAACTGCTCGGCGATCTCGGCATCCGACATGTATGCCTTCACATCGGCGTCGTTCTTCAGCAGCGTCTGGAAGTCGCCTTCGCCGCGCCACACCGGCATGGCGTTGCGCTGCACCAGCCTGTAGGCGTCCTCGCGGCTCGCGCCTTTCTGCGTCAGCGCGATCAGGACGCGCTGCGAATGCACGAGCCCGCCGAGGCGATCGAGGTTCTTCTGCATGGTGGCGGGATAGACCAGCAACTTGTCGATCACGCCCGCGAGGCGATTGAGCGCGAAGTCGAGCGTCACCGTGGCATCGGGACCGATCATGCGCTCGGCCGAGGAGTGCGAGATGTCGCGCTCGTGCCACAGCACCACGTTCTCCAGCGCCGGCGTCACAAAGGCGCGCACCATGCGGGCAAGCCCGGTGATGTTCTCGGTCAGCACCGGATTGCGCTTGTGCGGCATCGCCGACGAACCCTTCTGACCCTCGGAGAAGAATTCCTCGGCCTCCAGCACCTCGCTGCGTTGCAGGTGGCGGATCTCGGTGGCAAGACGCTCCATCGACGACGCGATAACGCCCAGCGTCGCGAAGAACATCGCGTGGCGGTCGCGCGGGATTACCTGCGTCGAGACCGGCTCGGGGGTCAATCCCATCGCCCTGGCGACGTGCTCCTCCACGCGCGGATCGATCTGCGCGAAGGTGCCGACCGCGCCCGAGATCGCGCAGGTCGCGACCTCCTTGCGGGCGGCGATCAGGCGTTCCTTGGCACGCGTGAACTCCGCATAGGCGTAAGCGAGCTTGAGCCCGAAGGTCACCGGCTCGGCGTGGATGCCGTGCGAGCGGCCGATGGTCGGCGTCATCTTGTGTTCGAACGCGCGCGTCTTCAGCGCCCCGAGCAGCTTGTCGATGTCGGCGATCAGGATATCGGCGGCGCGGGTGAGCTGGACGTTGAGGCAGGTGTCGAGCACGTCGGAGGAGGTCATGCCCTGATGCACGAAGCGCGCCTGGGGACCGACGATTTCGGCAAGATGGGTGAGGAAGGCGATGACGTCGTGTTTCGTCTCGCGCTCGATGGCGTCGATGCGCGCCACGTCGAACGTCGCGTCTTTCGCCTTGGCCCAGATGGTTTCGGCCGCTTCTTTCGGAATCACGCCCAGTTCGGCCTGGGCGTCCGCCGCGTGGGCCTCGATCTCGAACCAGATCTTGAAACGGGTCTGCGGCTCCCAGATCGAAGCCATTTCCGGGCGGGTGTAACGGGGGATCATCGACGATCCTTGAGGTTTTCAGGGATGATGCCGCGCTTTAGCAGAGCTGTCGGAAGGACACAAACGATGCGGATTGAATGTCGAACTGGCGCTGCTTCCGCGAACGGCCTATCGTCATCCCCATGCGTTTGAAATCGAGTATATGGGTTGCGGCATATCTGCGCCGCTGTCAGACCGAGGGCATATTCGGCGCGGTGCGCCGGCGTGGTGCCGAGGAGGCCGGCGCCGTGTTCATCAAGCTGGCGCTTCTTGACGGCAACGCGATGCTGTACGCCCCGGCGCCGCAAGCCGTATACGATGACAGCCGGCCGGTTGAACGGGTTTTTGCTCCGTCATCAAGCGAGCCCGTTGCCGAGCAGGCGGTCGAAGAGCGCCTTGTGAAGGAAGTGCGGTTCGATCCAGACGCCTGGATCGTTGAAATCGAAGACAGGGCAGGGCGGCACTTCCTCGACTTAGCGCCGACATGACGAAGCAGTTTCAGTATTTGCTGTCGGCGATTTGACGCGCTCCCGTGACCCAGCGCCGCAGTTTCGCCAAGCGATAGGACTTTCCTTTTGCGCGAAATTACCCATGTTAGGGACGCTTTTCCCTGCGGAGAATAAAGGAACAACCACATGAAATTAATACAGCGGGCGTCCGGCGTGATGAAGGCCTTCGCCATCGTCCTGTCGGTGGCGCTCCCCTTGATGTTTGCCGTCTCCGCGGCGGACGCTCGCATCGGTGGAGGCAGGAGTTACGGATCGCGCGGTTCGCGGACCTTCTCCGCGCCGCCGGTCACCAGTACCGCGCCGAACGCGGCGCGTCCGCTCGACCGAACCATGGCCCAGCCCGGCCGCCCGGGCGCCGGCGCTGCCGCGACGGGTGGCTTCAACCGGCGGCCCGGCATGGGCATGCTCGGCGGCCTTGCCGCCGGCTTCCTTGGCGCCGGGCTGCTCGGCATGCTGTTCGGCGGCGGCCTGTTCGGCGGCCTCGGCGGTCTGTCGTCCATGATCGGGCTGTTGCTTCAGATCGGCCTGATCTATCTCGTCGTCCGCTTTGCGATGTCGTGGTGGCGGCGGCGCAATGCGCCCGCCTATGCCGGACCTGGATCTGGGCCTGCGCCGGGTCCCGCTGCTCAGGCGAACCCCCGCAGCGGTCTCGGTTTCGCTTCGGCGTCGAACGCACCTCCGCTGGAAATCACCCCGTCCGACTATGAAGCCTTCGAGCGTCTGCTCGGAGAAATTCAGACTGCGTGGTCGAATGAGGACGTCAACACGCTGCACACGCTGGCGACGCCGGAAATGGTGTCGTACTTCACCGAGGATCTCCGGGCCAACGACGCCCGCGGCGTCGTCAACAAGGTGTCCGACGTCAAGCTCCTGCAGGGCGATCTCGCGGAAGCCTGGCGCGAGCGCACTACGGATTATGCCACGGTGGCGCTGCGCTATTCGTTGATCGACAAGACCATCGAGCGCGCAAGCGGTCGCGTGGTCGAAGGCAGCGACAAGCCGCAAGAGGTGACCGACGTCTGGACCTTTGCGCGCCTCGGCGGCGGAAAATGGGAACTGTCCGCGATCCAGCAGACCTGACCGGCCGCCCCTTGGCTAACGAGAGGGCGCCGCGACAGCCTCGTGGCGCCTTTTTTGTTTGCGTTGAACGAAGGGCCCGATTTGCGCATTATCTCGGGATTAAATTTACGGCGCGCGGGTTGCAGGAGTATCGTGTTGAAACCAGGCGCGATAAATCGATCGGAGAAAGCGATGATTGCAGCTGACGGGATCATTCCGCGAATTTGCCTTGGTCTGGCCGCCGGACTGCTTTTGACGGCGGCTCAACCGGCCTATGCGCAGACGGCCGACATGAGCTTCTTCGTGACCAGCGTCGGGATCGGCAACGGCGGCAATCTCGGCGGACTCGCGGGCGCCGACAATTTCTGTCAGACGCTGGCGCAGGCTGCGGGCGCGGGAGCGAAGACCTGGCACGCCTATCTGTCGACCCAGGCTGTCGACGGCAAGCCGGCCATCAACGCGCGGGATCGGATCGGCAAGGGGCCGTGGCGGAACGCCAAGGGCGTCGTGATCGCGAAAGACGTGGCCGAACTGCATGGCGCCAACGGCATCAACAAGGAGACGGCGCTGACCGAGAAGGGCGACGTCGTCAACGGTTACGGCGATACCCCCAATCGTCACGACATGCTGACGGGCTCGCAGCCCAATGGGACGGCCTTCGCCGGCACCGAAGACCGGACCTGCGGGAACTGGACGAGCAGCATACATGGCGCCGCCATGCTGGGGCACTCCGACATCAACGGCCCCGCCAGCAATCCGACCGCCAAATCCTGGAACGCAGCGCATCCCTCGCGCGGGCCAGACGGCGGCTGTAGCCAGAACGATCTCAAGAGCACCGGCGGCGCTGGGCTGTTTTATTGCTTCGCGGTCAACTGACGCGGACTTTGCGTCACGCGCGGGCACAGCCGTTCGAAGAACGGCGTCGCTTCCGCTCGCCTATGAGACCCGTGCATCCATATTCGTCGGAGATAATGGATTGCCGGGTCAAGCCCGGCAATGGCGGATAATCGAGATGTTTCCGTCCGAGCGTGAAACGTTTTAGAAATTCCGGCCGTCGACCGGCGTCAATGTGAGCTTGGACAGCTCGACGCCGTCGATGCAGCTCACATTGAGCGCCACCACTTCGGTCCCGTCCGGCTTCTTGCCGCGTGCGAACACCTCGACACCGCAGTCGATGCAGAGCTGGTGCCGGATCGCGTGCTTGTTGAACAGGTATTCCCTGAGGTTGTTTTCGCCGGCCCGGAGCTGAAAACTTTGCGGCGGCAGAAACGTGAAGTGCAATCCCTTCTTGGTGCAGATCGAGCAGTTGCATGCCGTCACCATGGCAAGGTCCGTTGTGCACTCGAAGCGCACCTGACCGCAATGACAGCCGCCGGTGCATGTTTTCACGTCGGGCATTTGGCCCCCCAGTCCAGAACGAGCGGTCACATTACCAGATTCCGGGCAACAGCCGGTAGCGGACCTGTCCGATGTAGTCCTGATAGCCCGGCAAGCCGGCGATCAGGGTCCTTTCCTCGATCACGGCACGCATCGCGAACAGCCCGATGAAGATTGGTGTGATTGCGGCGCCCCACCAGGATCCCAGAAGCAGCGAAACTCCGAGGAAAAAGAAGATCGCGCCGTCGTACATCGGATGTCTGACGAGCGCATAGGGACCTGTGCGGATCACCTGATGTCCGCGCTCGGCCTGTATTTTCACCACCGGCGCTGCGAATGTGTTCTCCCGCATCACCCAGAACGAAATGGCGAGCGACAGTATGAACAGCGCGAAACCGACGACCTGAAATCCAGAACTCATGTCCGACCACTGATGGCGTTGATCGAGACCCATGACGACCAGCCAGATCATGCTGACCGGTCCTATTACCAGCATGAAGACCTTGTCCGCCTTCGGCTGGCCCTTCTGGATCATCGGCCGCATCCGTTCGGTCAGCAGTCCGGGATTGATCTGCACAAACCAAAATCCACCGAC from Nitrobacter sp. NHB1 carries:
- a CDS encoding gamma carbonic anhydrase family protein, producing MAIYELDGQAPDLPKSGRYFIADTAAVIGRVRLRENASVWFGAVLRGDNEWIEVGEGSNVQDGSTCHTDEGFPLTIGANCTIGHNVILHGCTIEDGALIGMGSIVMNGARVGRGCIVGAGALVTEGKQFPEYSMIVGAPARVIRTLEPVQTEAMRSGAKFYAANGLRFKKGLNRIG
- a CDS encoding FKBP-type peptidyl-prolyl cis-trans isomerase; protein product: MTTASGLQITDTKDGEGPSPQPGQICIMHYTGWLYVNGQKGDKFDSSVDRNEPFEFPIGKRRVIAGWDEGIMTMKVGGKRTLIIPPELGYGPRGAGGVIPPHATLIFEVELLGLRA
- a CDS encoding transglutaminase-like cysteine peptidase, translated to MVNRGQGVGLAVVAAVLWGLATPVGAAEARQLYASLGGTTRAPIGWVEFCGDNPKECHNGATQPRDIVLTPDAWRDLLKVNRWVNETIKPMTDQEHWGVVEKWSLPTDGYGDCEDYVLLKRKMLIDAGWPREALLITVVRDKQGDGHAVLTVKTDKGEFILDNQNEDVVAWTKTGYRFMKRQSQSDPDVWVALDDNHPAVATASSR
- a CDS encoding PilZ domain-containing protein gives rise to the protein MALAQKISSLPVERRRFQRVKVHLLGRYMLPDRREFPCQIINMSPGGLAMLAPGIGNVGDRIVAYLDHIGRVEGKITRIVDSGFAMSVSATPRKRDKLAAQLTWLANRDILNLPEDRRHDRIVPRSPIATLTLEDGTRITCRIVDLSMSGAAISAETRPPLQSRVALGKVLARVVRNLEDGFALEFVHEQHPDTLEDNVTAR
- a CDS encoding cytochrome b gives rise to the protein MLRNSTTTWGALSRAFHGILGIAVIAMLAYGYWFNHFVPKADKLFHRSIHADIGYVILLLMVLRLIWRGLNPVPAPPDGSRVWERALAHVNHWALYAITIVVALLGWAHSGAHKPDYADWFGLFRVPQFTSENRDNARFFEHWHIWLAYVLIGLVVLHFLAALYHRFIKRDRVVARMVTGE
- the purB gene encoding adenylosuccinate lyase, encoding MIPRYTRPEMASIWEPQTRFKIWFEIEAHAADAQAELGVIPKEAAETIWAKAKDATFDVARIDAIERETKHDVIAFLTHLAEIVGPQARFVHQGMTSSDVLDTCLNVQLTRAADILIADIDKLLGALKTRAFEHKMTPTIGRSHGIHAEPVTFGLKLAYAYAEFTRAKERLIAARKEVATCAISGAVGTFAQIDPRVEEHVARAMGLTPEPVSTQVIPRDRHAMFFATLGVIASSMERLATEIRHLQRSEVLEAEEFFSEGQKGSSAMPHKRNPVLTENITGLARMVRAFVTPALENVVLWHERDISHSSAERMIGPDATVTLDFALNRLAGVIDKLLVYPATMQKNLDRLGGLVHSQRVLIALTQKGASREDAYRLVQRNAMPVWRGEGDFQTLLKNDADVKAYMSDAEIAEQFDLNYHFKHVETIFRRVFGES
- a CDS encoding DUF1491 family protein encodes the protein MRLKSSIWVAAYLRRCQTEGIFGAVRRRGAEEAGAVFIKLALLDGNAMLYAPAPQAVYDDSRPVERVFAPSSSEPVAEQAVEERLVKEVRFDPDAWIVEIEDRAGRHFLDLAPT
- a CDS encoding Tim44 domain-containing protein: MKLIQRASGVMKAFAIVLSVALPLMFAVSAADARIGGGRSYGSRGSRTFSAPPVTSTAPNAARPLDRTMAQPGRPGAGAAATGGFNRRPGMGMLGGLAAGFLGAGLLGMLFGGGLFGGLGGLSSMIGLLLQIGLIYLVVRFAMSWWRRRNAPAYAGPGSGPAPGPAAQANPRSGLGFASASNAPPLEITPSDYEAFERLLGEIQTAWSNEDVNTLHTLATPEMVSYFTEDLRANDARGVVNKVSDVKLLQGDLAEAWRERTTDYATVALRYSLIDKTIERASGRVVEGSDKPQEVTDVWTFARLGGGKWELSAIQQT
- a CDS encoding lectin — protein: MIAADGIIPRICLGLAAGLLLTAAQPAYAQTADMSFFVTSVGIGNGGNLGGLAGADNFCQTLAQAAGAGAKTWHAYLSTQAVDGKPAINARDRIGKGPWRNAKGVVIAKDVAELHGANGINKETALTEKGDVVNGYGDTPNRHDMLTGSQPNGTAFAGTEDRTCGNWTSSIHGAAMLGHSDINGPASNPTAKSWNAAHPSRGPDGGCSQNDLKSTGGAGLFYCFAVN
- a CDS encoding GFA family protein, whose protein sequence is MPDVKTCTGGCHCGQVRFECTTDLAMVTACNCSICTKKGLHFTFLPPQSFQLRAGENNLREYLFNKHAIRHQLCIDCGVEVFARGKKPDGTEVVALNVSCIDGVELSKLTLTPVDGRNF
- a CDS encoding methyltransferase family protein, which codes for MDDKRDLIRRLMTQNTVWIAILGVLLFIPAGSLHWPAAWLFLATLGFLGIVGGFWFVQINPGLLTERMRPMIQKGQPKADKVFMLVIGPVSMIWLVVMGLDQRHQWSDMSSGFQVVGFALFILSLAISFWVMRENTFAAPVVKIQAERGHQVIRTGPYALVRHPMYDGAIFFFLGVSLLLGSWWGAAITPIFIGLFAMRAVIEERTLIAGLPGYQDYIGQVRYRLLPGIW